A genomic window from Streptomyces sp. NBC_01429 includes:
- a CDS encoding carbohydrate ABC transporter permease: MANDTVADGALRTRTPVRTPARGHRPRRAGAGGWTPWLYLAPALVVLGGLLVYPIYQLGLISFLEYTQAQVSGGQPTTFKGFGNYATLFRDGEFWQVLLATVLFAAACVVTTLATGCALAVLLTRVRALPRLALMLAALGAWATPAITGSTVWVFLFDPDHGPVNRLLGLGDFSWTYGRYSAFTLVLLEVVWCSFPFVMVTVYAGIRAIPSEVLEAASLDGASQWRTWRSVTAPMLRPILAVVTIQSVIWDFKVFTQIYVMTNGGGIAGQNLVLNVYAYQKAFASSQYSLGSAIGVVMLLILLAVTLVYLRIVRRRGEEL, encoded by the coding sequence ATGGCGAACGACACGGTGGCGGACGGCGCCCTCCGTACGCGCACGCCCGTGCGCACGCCCGCGCGCGGGCACCGGCCCCGGCGCGCTGGAGCGGGCGGCTGGACGCCCTGGCTCTACCTCGCGCCCGCCCTCGTCGTCCTCGGCGGGCTGCTCGTCTACCCGATCTACCAACTGGGCCTGATCTCCTTCCTGGAGTACACCCAGGCCCAGGTCAGCGGCGGGCAGCCCACCACCTTCAAGGGCTTCGGCAACTACGCCACCCTCTTCCGGGACGGCGAGTTCTGGCAGGTGCTGCTCGCGACCGTGCTGTTCGCCGCCGCGTGCGTCGTCACCACCCTCGCGACCGGCTGCGCCCTCGCCGTCCTGCTGACCCGGGTACGGGCGCTGCCGCGCCTCGCGCTGATGCTCGCCGCGCTCGGCGCCTGGGCCACCCCGGCGATCACCGGCTCCACGGTCTGGGTCTTCCTCTTCGACCCCGACCACGGCCCCGTCAACCGGCTGCTGGGTCTCGGCGACTTCTCCTGGACGTACGGCCGCTACAGCGCCTTCACGCTGGTCCTGCTCGAAGTGGTCTGGTGCTCGTTCCCGTTCGTGATGGTGACCGTGTACGCGGGCATCAGGGCGATCCCCTCCGAGGTGCTGGAGGCCGCCTCGCTCGACGGCGCCTCGCAGTGGCGGACCTGGCGCTCGGTCACCGCGCCGATGCTGCGGCCGATCCTGGCCGTCGTCACCATTCAGTCGGTCATCTGGGACTTCAAGGTCTTCACCCAGATCTATGTGATGACCAACGGAGGCGGAATCGCCGGACAGAATCTCGTGCTGAATGTCTACGCCTACCAGAAGGCGTTCGCGTCCTCGCAGTACAGCCTCGGCTCGGCGATCGGCGTGGTCATGCTGCTGATTCTGCTGGCGGTCACGCTCGTATACCTCCGTATCGTCCGACGCCGGGGAGAAGAACTGTGA
- a CDS encoding extracellular solute-binding protein, whose amino-acid sequence MKFSARLAAPLAALVLAGLTATGCAPGTSDTGATKDEKSGTLRVWLFQEVGNKPKERVVDAAVAAFREKHAGAKVEIEYIPVETRAQRVKAAFNDPKSAPDLIEYGNTDTAGYVKDGGLADVTAEFDAWDEAKDTDPTAKESVTVGGGIYGAPLFVGVRALYYRTDVLKELGLSVPTSQAALISTAKKIHRAKPGLYGLAVGGAYTYGAMPFLWANGGELAEKSGGTFKAAVNSPAARKGIEAYTSLFGDDNCPAAKCASMGGNATVTAFASGKAAMAIGGDFSHAAVEAGAVKGKYAVVPLPGVEAGSIAPAFAGGNNIGVLKSSSHRTLAVELMKSLTGKKTQAELFDAMGFLPTYTDVLAASAKKQPFVEPFVKTLGAGAKFVPASAGWAQIDSSLVLPTMFQEVVSGRKSVAAASDDAAGKMDAAFSSAG is encoded by the coding sequence ATGAAGTTCTCTGCCCGCCTGGCCGCCCCCCTCGCGGCACTCGTGCTCGCCGGCCTCACCGCCACCGGCTGCGCCCCGGGGACCTCCGACACCGGCGCGACCAAGGACGAGAAGAGCGGCACCCTGCGTGTGTGGCTCTTCCAGGAGGTCGGCAACAAGCCCAAGGAACGCGTGGTCGACGCCGCCGTGGCCGCCTTCCGGGAGAAGCACGCGGGCGCGAAGGTCGAGATCGAGTACATACCCGTCGAGACCCGCGCCCAGCGCGTCAAGGCCGCCTTCAACGACCCCAAGAGCGCGCCGGACCTCATCGAGTACGGCAACACCGACACCGCCGGATACGTGAAGGACGGCGGACTCGCCGACGTCACGGCGGAGTTCGACGCCTGGGACGAGGCCAAGGACACCGATCCGACGGCCAAGGAGTCCGTGACGGTGGGCGGCGGGATCTACGGCGCGCCGCTGTTCGTCGGCGTACGCGCGCTCTACTACCGCACCGACGTCCTCAAGGAACTCGGACTGTCCGTCCCCACCTCGCAGGCCGCGCTGATCTCCACGGCCAAGAAGATCCACCGGGCGAAGCCGGGGCTGTACGGGCTCGCGGTGGGCGGCGCCTACACCTACGGCGCGATGCCCTTCCTCTGGGCCAACGGCGGCGAACTCGCCGAGAAGAGCGGCGGCACGTTCAAGGCCGCCGTCAACAGCCCGGCCGCCCGCAAGGGCATCGAGGCGTACACCTCGCTCTTCGGCGACGACAACTGTCCGGCCGCCAAATGCGCCTCCATGGGAGGCAACGCGACCGTCACGGCCTTCGCGTCCGGCAAGGCCGCCATGGCCATCGGAGGCGATTTCAGCCACGCCGCGGTCGAGGCGGGCGCGGTGAAGGGCAAGTACGCCGTCGTCCCGCTGCCCGGCGTCGAGGCGGGCTCCATCGCCCCCGCCTTCGCGGGCGGCAACAACATCGGCGTACTCAAGAGCAGTTCGCACCGCACCCTCGCGGTGGAGCTGATGAAGTCCCTCACCGGCAAGAAGACCCAGGCCGAACTCTTCGACGCCATGGGATTCCTGCCCACGTACACCGACGTGCTCGCGGCCTCGGCCAAGAAGCAGCCGTTCGTCGAGCCCTTCGTGAAGACCCTCGGCGCGGGCGCCAAGTTCGTCCCCGCGTCGGCCGGCTGGGCGCAGATCGACTCCTCGCTGGTGCTGCCGACGATGTTCCAGGAGGTGGTCAGCGGCCGTAAGAGCGTCGCCGCCGCCTCGGACGACGCCGCCGGGAAGATGGACGCGGCCTTCTCCTCGGCCGGCTGA
- a CDS encoding carbohydrate ABC transporter permease codes for MNPPAPGLGIRRPWRLLAEASALVIAVIVAFPLYWMVLSAVKPQGEIQSTSPRPWTLSPSLDSFRRVFEQQEFGRYFLNSLLVAGTVVIASALIAFLAATAVTRFRFRFRTTLLIMFLVAQMVPVEALTIPLFFLMRDAGLLNTLGSLILPHLAFSLPFAVWMLRGFVKAVPEALEEAAYIDGASRTRFLWQILFPLVFPGLVATSVFSFISTWNDFLFAKSFIISDTSQSTLPMALLVFFKPDENDWGGIMAASTVMTVPVLVFFVLVQRRLVSGLGGAVKD; via the coding sequence GTGAATCCGCCCGCACCGGGCCTGGGCATCCGCCGTCCCTGGCGGCTGCTGGCCGAGGCGTCCGCCCTCGTCATCGCGGTGATCGTGGCCTTCCCGCTGTACTGGATGGTGCTGTCCGCGGTGAAACCGCAGGGCGAGATCCAGTCCACCTCGCCACGGCCCTGGACGCTCTCGCCGTCCCTGGACTCGTTCCGCCGCGTCTTCGAACAGCAGGAATTCGGGCGCTACTTCCTCAACAGCCTGCTGGTCGCCGGTACGGTCGTGATCGCGTCCGCGCTCATCGCCTTTCTCGCGGCGACCGCGGTGACCCGCTTCCGTTTCCGGTTCAGGACCACCCTGCTGATCATGTTCCTGGTCGCGCAGATGGTGCCGGTCGAGGCGCTGACGATTCCGCTGTTCTTCCTGATGCGGGACGCCGGGCTGCTCAATACGCTCGGCTCGCTGATCCTGCCGCATCTGGCCTTCTCGCTGCCCTTCGCCGTGTGGATGCTGCGGGGATTCGTCAAGGCGGTCCCCGAGGCGCTGGAGGAGGCCGCGTACATCGACGGCGCGAGCCGCACCCGCTTCCTGTGGCAGATCCTCTTTCCGCTGGTCTTCCCGGGGCTGGTCGCGACGAGCGTCTTCTCGTTCATCTCGACCTGGAACGACTTCCTCTTCGCCAAGTCCTTCATCATCAGCGACACCTCCCAGTCGACCCTGCCCATGGCGCTGCTGGTCTTCTTCAAGCCGGACGAGAACGACTGGGGCGGCATCATGGCCGCCTCGACCGTGATGACCGTGCCGGTGCTGGTCTTCTTCGTACTCGTACAGCGACGCCTGGTCTCCGGACTCGGCGGCGCCGTAAAGGACTAG
- a CDS encoding DUF3039 domain-containing protein, producing MSTLEPDRGAGTGTLVEPTPQVSRGDGDHERFAHYVQKDKIMASALEGTPVVALCGKVWVPGRDPKKYPVCPMCKEIYESMGPGGDKDKGKGGKDGGKK from the coding sequence ATGAGCACTCTTGAGCCCGATCGCGGGGCAGGCACGGGCACCCTCGTGGAGCCGACACCACAGGTGTCGCGTGGCGACGGCGACCACGAGCGCTTCGCCCACTATGTCCAGAAGGACAAGATCATGGCGAGTGCCCTGGAGGGCACTCCCGTGGTGGCACTGTGCGGGAAGGTCTGGGTGCCGGGGCGCGACCCCAAGAAGTATCCGGTCTGTCCCATGTGCAAGGAGATCTACGAGTCCATGGGTCCCGGTGGGGACAAGGACAAGGGCAAGGGCGGCAAGGACGGCGGCAAGAAGTAG
- the murA gene encoding UDP-N-acetylglucosamine 1-carboxyvinyltransferase encodes MTATDDVMLVHGGTPLEGEIRVRGAKNLVPKAMVAALLGSGPSRLRNVPDIRDVRVVRGLLQLHGVTVRPGDEPGELILDPTHVESANVADIDAHAGSSRIPILFCGPLLHRLGHAFIPGLGGCDIGGRPIDFHFDVLRQFGATIEKRADGQYLEAPQRLRGTKIRLPYPSVGSTEQVLLTAVLAEGVTELSNAAVEPEIEDLICVLQKMGAMISMDTDRTIRITGVDRLEGYTHRALPDRLEAASWASAALATEGNIYVRGAQQRSMMTFLNTYRKVGGAFEIDDEGIRFWHPGGSLNAIALETDVHPGFQTDWQQPLVVALTQASGLSIVHETVYESRLGFTSALNQMGAHIQLYRECLGGSDCRFGQRNFLHSAVVSGPTKLQGADLVIPDLRGGFSYLIAALAAQGTSRVHGIDLINRGYENFLDKLVELGAKVELPGGSVV; translated from the coding sequence ATGACCGCCACAGACGATGTAATGCTTGTCCACGGTGGAACCCCGCTGGAGGGCGAGATCCGCGTCCGAGGCGCGAAGAACCTGGTTCCGAAGGCCATGGTCGCGGCGCTGCTCGGCAGCGGCCCCAGCCGACTGCGCAACGTTCCCGACATCCGGGACGTCCGCGTCGTACGGGGACTGCTCCAGCTGCACGGCGTGACCGTGCGCCCCGGTGACGAACCGGGCGAGCTGATCCTCGACCCGACCCATGTCGAGAGCGCCAACGTCGCCGACATCGACGCCCACGCCGGCTCGTCGCGCATCCCGATCCTCTTCTGCGGACCGCTGCTGCACCGGCTCGGCCACGCGTTCATCCCCGGTCTGGGCGGCTGCGACATCGGCGGCAGGCCGATCGACTTCCACTTCGACGTGCTGCGCCAGTTCGGCGCGACGATCGAGAAGCGGGCGGACGGCCAGTACCTGGAGGCCCCGCAGCGGCTGCGCGGCACCAAGATCCGGCTGCCGTACCCGTCGGTGGGCTCGACCGAGCAGGTGCTGCTGACGGCCGTGCTGGCCGAGGGCGTCACCGAGCTGTCGAACGCCGCCGTGGAGCCGGAGATCGAGGATCTGATCTGCGTGCTCCAGAAGATGGGCGCGATGATCTCGATGGACACCGACCGGACGATCCGGATCACCGGGGTCGACCGGCTGGAGGGCTATACCCACCGGGCGCTGCCGGACCGTCTGGAGGCCGCCTCGTGGGCTTCGGCGGCGCTGGCCACCGAGGGCAACATCTATGTCCGGGGCGCGCAGCAGCGGTCGATGATGACGTTCCTGAACACCTACCGCAAGGTGGGCGGCGCCTTCGAGATCGACGACGAGGGCATCCGCTTCTGGCACCCGGGCGGCTCGCTCAACGCGATCGCGCTGGAGACCGACGTCCACCCCGGTTTTCAGACCGACTGGCAGCAACCGCTGGTGGTGGCCCTGACGCAGGCGTCGGGACTGTCCATCGTCCACGAGACGGTGTACGAGTCGCGGCTCGGCTTCACCTCGGCGCTCAACCAGATGGGCGCGCACATCCAGCTCTACCGGGAGTGCCTGGGCGGGTCCGACTGCCGCTTCGGGCAGCGCAACTTCCTGCACTCCGCCGTGGTGTCGGGCCCCACCAAGCTCCAGGGCGCGGATCTGGTCATCCCCGACCTGCGCGGCGGCTTCTCGTACCTGATCGCGGCGCTGGCCGCCCAGGGCACCTCGCGGGTGCACGGCATCGATCTGATCAACCGCGGTTACGAGAACTTCCTCGACAAGCTGGTGGAGCTGGGCGCCAAGGTGGAACTGCCCGGCGGCTCGGTCGTCTGA
- a CDS encoding beta-N-acetylhexosaminidase — protein sequence MDLIPEPLRSWPAPRGGGGGAAFPLDGETTVEAGAGTEGVARWLRAYVGAATGLPFPDAAVSEAADNRIVLEIDPAAGRELGPEGYRITVDDAEVRIAGGGAAGVFWGAQTLRQLLGPDAYRAAPVGAGREWSVPAGVIEDAPRFAWRGLMLDVCRHFTPKDGVLRHLDLLAAHKLNVFHFHLTDDQGWRIEIESHPKLTETGAWRARTRWGHRASELWEEKPHGGYYTKDDLREIVAYAAERHITIVPEIEIPGHSQAAIAAYPELGNTDAVDTAALTVWDSWGVSPHVLAPTEGVLRFYEDVFEELLDVFPAATSPFIHVGGDECPKDQWRASPAAQARIKELGLADEDALQGWFIRHFDQWLAARGRRLIGWDEILEGGTLEGGAAGGGLSPGAAVSSWRGYAGGIAAARAGHDVVMCPEQQVYLDHRQAPGDDEPMPIGYVRTLEDVYRFEPVPPQLTAEEAVHVLGTQVNVWTEVMQDRSRVDYQVFPRLAAFAEVAWSALPAPGERDFADFEQRMAEHYRRLDALGVEYRPPGGPLPWQRRPGVLGRPLDGPPPVM from the coding sequence ATGGACCTGATTCCCGAGCCCCTGCGCAGCTGGCCGGCACCGCGCGGCGGTGGCGGCGGAGCGGCGTTTCCCCTCGACGGCGAGACCACCGTCGAGGCGGGCGCCGGTACGGAGGGGGTCGCGCGCTGGCTGCGTGCGTACGTGGGCGCGGCGACCGGGCTGCCGTTTCCGGACGCGGCGGTCTCCGAGGCCGCCGACAACCGGATCGTCCTGGAGATCGACCCGGCCGCCGGGCGCGAACTGGGGCCCGAGGGCTACCGGATCACCGTGGACGACGCCGAGGTCCGGATCGCGGGCGGCGGCGCCGCCGGCGTCTTCTGGGGCGCGCAGACGCTGCGTCAGCTGCTCGGCCCCGACGCGTACCGCGCGGCGCCCGTCGGCGCCGGGCGGGAGTGGTCCGTACCGGCCGGGGTCATCGAGGACGCGCCCCGGTTCGCCTGGCGGGGGCTGATGCTCGACGTGTGCCGGCACTTCACGCCCAAGGACGGCGTCCTGCGCCATCTGGACCTGCTGGCCGCCCACAAGCTGAACGTCTTCCACTTCCATCTCACCGATGACCAGGGCTGGCGGATCGAGATCGAGAGCCACCCGAAGCTGACCGAAACCGGTGCGTGGCGTGCCCGTACGCGCTGGGGTCACCGTGCCTCGGAGCTGTGGGAGGAGAAACCGCACGGCGGTTACTACACCAAGGACGACCTCCGCGAGATCGTCGCGTACGCCGCCGAGCGGCACATCACCATCGTCCCCGAGATCGAGATCCCGGGGCACTCGCAGGCCGCCATCGCCGCGTATCCGGAACTCGGGAACACCGACGCGGTCGACACGGCCGCCCTGACCGTCTGGGACAGCTGGGGCGTCAGCCCCCACGTACTCGCCCCCACCGAGGGCGTCCTGCGCTTCTACGAGGACGTGTTCGAGGAACTCCTCGACGTCTTTCCCGCCGCGACGTCGCCGTTCATCCACGTCGGCGGCGACGAGTGCCCCAAGGACCAGTGGCGGGCGTCCCCGGCCGCCCAGGCGCGGATCAAGGAGCTGGGGCTGGCCGACGAGGACGCGCTCCAGGGGTGGTTCATCCGCCACTTCGACCAGTGGCTCGCCGCGCGCGGCCGGCGCCTCATCGGCTGGGACGAGATCCTGGAGGGCGGAACCCTGGAGGGCGGCGCCGCGGGAGGCGGTCTGTCCCCGGGGGCCGCCGTGTCGTCCTGGCGCGGGTACGCGGGCGGCATCGCCGCCGCCAGGGCGGGCCACGACGTCGTCATGTGCCCCGAGCAGCAGGTGTACCTGGACCACCGTCAGGCACCGGGCGACGACGAACCGATGCCCATCGGCTACGTGCGCACCCTGGAGGACGTCTACCGTTTCGAGCCCGTTCCCCCGCAGCTCACCGCGGAGGAGGCGGTCCATGTGCTCGGTACCCAGGTCAACGTCTGGACCGAGGTGATGCAGGACCGTTCCCGCGTCGACTACCAGGTCTTCCCCCGGCTCGCGGCCTTCGCCGAGGTCGCCTGGTCGGCCCTCCCGGCCCCCGGTGAGCGTGATTTCGCCGACTTCGAACAGCGGATGGCCGAGCACTACCGGCGGCTGGACGCCCTGGGGGTCGAATACCGGCCGCCCGGCGGCCCGTTGCCCTGGCAGCGACGGCCCGGAGTTCTGGGGCGCCCCCTGGACGGGCCGCCGCCCGTCATGTGA
- a CDS encoding YqgE/AlgH family protein, producing MTEVSSLTGRLLVATPALADPNFDRAVVLLLDHDKEGSLGVVLNRPTPVGVGDILEPWGELAGEPGVVFQGGPVSLDSALALGVIPGSEGPLGWRRVYGAIGLVDLDAPPELLARALGSLRVFAGYAGWGPGQLENELREGAWYVVDSEPGDVSSPRPEGLWRAVLRRQRGELAMVATYPDDPSLN from the coding sequence ATGACCGAGGTGTCCTCGCTCACAGGGCGGTTGCTTGTCGCGACACCCGCCCTGGCGGATCCGAATTTCGACCGCGCGGTGGTCCTCCTGCTCGATCACGACAAGGAGGGTTCCCTCGGCGTGGTCCTCAACAGGCCCACCCCGGTGGGTGTCGGGGACATCCTGGAGCCCTGGGGAGAGCTGGCGGGGGAGCCGGGAGTGGTCTTCCAGGGCGGCCCCGTCTCGCTGGACTCGGCGCTCGCCCTCGGCGTCATCCCCGGCTCCGAGGGGCCGTTGGGCTGGCGCCGGGTGTACGGGGCGATCGGGCTCGTCGACCTGGACGCCCCGCCCGAACTGCTGGCGCGGGCGCTCGGCTCGCTGCGGGTCTTCGCCGGATACGCGGGGTGGGGTCCCGGCCAGCTGGAGAACGAACTGCGCGAAGGCGCCTGGTATGTCGTGGACTCGGAGCCGGGCGACGTGTCGTCGCCGCGGCCCGAGGGGCTGTGGCGGGCGGTGCTGCGCAGGCAGCGGGGTGAGCTGGCCATGGTCGCGACATATCCGGACGATCCCTCCCTGAACTGA
- a CDS encoding FAD binding domain-containing protein — protein sequence MTTHAPQTAQFVTLPASLDEAVAALTAMPAAVPVAGGTDLMAAVNKGQLRPAGLVGLGRISELRGWHYQDGHALLGAGLTHARMGRPDFAALIPALAASARAAGPPQIRNAGTLGGNIASAAPTGDALPVLAALEADLVVAGPDGARREIPVSYLLAGREMLGPAELIGFVRVPLLHAPQVFLKATGRTGPGRATASVAVVLDPARRGVRCAVGAIAPMPLRPLEAERWIASLIDWDGARGLAQEALAAFGEYVAAACIPDQAPPADGGEAPPPSAAILHLRRTVAALARRALGRALS from the coding sequence TTGACCACGCACGCACCGCAAACGGCGCAGTTCGTGACGTTGCCGGCCTCGCTCGACGAGGCCGTGGCGGCGCTCACCGCGATGCCCGCCGCCGTGCCCGTCGCGGGGGGAACCGATCTGATGGCGGCGGTCAACAAAGGCCAGCTGCGGCCCGCGGGACTCGTCGGCCTCGGCCGGATCAGCGAACTGCGCGGCTGGCACTACCAGGACGGCCACGCGCTGCTCGGCGCCGGTCTGACCCACGCGCGCATGGGCAGGCCCGACTTCGCGGCCCTGATCCCCGCGCTCGCCGCGTCGGCGCGCGCCGCGGGCCCGCCGCAGATCCGTAACGCGGGCACGCTCGGCGGCAATATCGCCAGCGCCGCCCCGACCGGCGACGCCCTGCCCGTACTCGCCGCGCTCGAAGCCGACCTCGTGGTCGCGGGTCCCGACGGCGCCCGACGTGAAATTCCTGTTTCGTATCTGCTGGCCGGCCGGGAGATGCTCGGGCCCGCCGAGCTGATCGGTTTCGTCCGCGTGCCGTTGCTGCACGCGCCACAGGTCTTCCTCAAGGCGACCGGGCGCACCGGTCCCGGCCGGGCCACCGCGTCCGTCGCCGTCGTGCTCGACCCGGCGCGGCGCGGCGTGCGCTGCGCGGTCGGCGCGATCGCGCCGATGCCGCTGCGCCCGCTGGAGGCGGAGCGCTGGATCGCCTCGCTGATCGACTGGGACGGCGCGCGGGGGCTCGCGCAGGAGGCGCTCGCCGCCTTCGGCGAGTACGTCGCGGCCGCCTGCATCCCGGATCAGGCGCCACCGGCCGACGGGGGAGAGGCGCCACCGCCGTCTGCCGCCATACTGCATCTGCGGCGTACGGTCGCCGCGCTGGCCCGACGGGCACTGGGGAGGGCGTTGTCGTGA
- a CDS encoding NAD-dependent malic enzyme → MATAPSVSYSMTVRLEVPASGTAVSQLTTAVESSGGSVTGLDVTASGHEKLRIDVTIAASSTGHADEIVEQLRGIEGVTLGKVSDRTFLMHLGGKIEMQSKHPIRNRDDLSMIYTPGVARVCMAIAENPEDARRLTIKRNSVAVVTDGSAVLGLGNIGPKAALPVMEGKAALFKRFAGIDAWPLCLDTQNSDEIVAIVKAIAPGFAGINLEDISAPRCFEIEARLREALDIPVFHDDQHGTAIVVLAALTNALRVVGKGIGDVRVVMSGAGAAGTAILKLLIAAGVKHAVVADIHGVVHADREDLVDAAPDSPLRWIADNTNPEGVTGTLKEAVRGADVFIGVSAPNVLDGDDVAAMAEGAIVFALANPDPEVDPTIARETAAVVATGRSDFPNQINNVLVFPGVFRGLLDAQSRTVNTEMMLAAASALADVVGEDELNANYIVPSVFNDKVAGAVAGAVNEAARADGEALA, encoded by the coding sequence ATGGCAACGGCGCCCAGCGTCTCGTACTCGATGACGGTCCGGCTGGAGGTGCCCGCGAGCGGTACCGCGGTCTCCCAGCTGACCACGGCCGTGGAATCCTCCGGCGGCTCGGTGACCGGTCTGGACGTGACCGCCTCCGGCCACGAGAAGCTGCGGATCGATGTCACCATCGCCGCCAGCTCCACGGGGCACGCGGACGAGATCGTGGAACAACTGCGGGGGATCGAGGGCGTGACCCTCGGCAAGGTCTCCGACCGTACGTTCCTGATGCACCTCGGCGGCAAGATCGAGATGCAGTCCAAGCACCCCATCCGCAACCGTGACGATCTCTCCATGATCTACACGCCCGGTGTGGCGCGGGTCTGCATGGCGATCGCGGAGAACCCCGAGGACGCCCGCAGGCTGACCATCAAGCGCAACTCGGTGGCGGTCGTCACCGACGGCTCCGCGGTGCTCGGCCTGGGCAACATCGGCCCCAAGGCCGCGCTGCCCGTGATGGAGGGCAAGGCGGCCCTCTTCAAGCGGTTCGCCGGCATCGACGCCTGGCCGCTCTGCCTGGACACGCAGAACTCCGACGAGATCGTCGCGATCGTCAAGGCCATCGCGCCCGGCTTCGCGGGGATCAACCTGGAGGACATCTCCGCGCCGCGCTGCTTCGAGATCGAGGCCCGGCTGCGTGAGGCGCTGGACATCCCGGTCTTCCACGACGACCAGCACGGTACCGCGATCGTCGTCCTCGCCGCGCTGACCAACGCGCTGCGCGTGGTCGGCAAGGGCATCGGGGACGTACGGGTGGTCATGTCGGGCGCGGGCGCGGCCGGTACGGCGATCCTCAAGCTCCTGATCGCGGCGGGCGTCAAGCACGCGGTGGTCGCCGACATCCACGGCGTGGTGCACGCGGACCGCGAGGACCTGGTGGACGCCGCGCCGGACTCGCCGCTGCGCTGGATCGCCGACAACACCAACCCCGAGGGCGTCACGGGCACGCTCAAGGAGGCCGTGCGCGGCGCCGACGTGTTCATCGGCGTCTCGGCCCCCAACGTACTGGACGGCGACGACGTGGCGGCCATGGCGGAGGGCGCCATCGTGTTCGCGCTCGCCAACCCCGACCCCGAGGTCGACCCGACGATCGCGCGCGAGACGGCCGCCGTGGTGGCCACGGGCCGCTCCGACTTCCCCAACCAGATCAACAACGTGCTGGTCTTCCCCGGTGTCTTCCGCGGCCTGCTGGACGCCCAGTCCCGTACGGTCAACACGGAGATGATGCTGGCCGCCGCCTCCGCCCTCGCTGACGTGGTCGGCGAGGACGAGCTGAACGCGAACTACATCGTGCCCTCGGTCTTCAACGACAAGGTCGCCGGCGCGGTGGCGGGGGCGGTCAACGAGGCCGCCAGGGCGGACGGCGAAGCGCTCGCCTGA
- a CDS encoding HU family DNA-binding protein encodes MNRSELVAALADRAEVTRKDADAVLAALAETVGEVVAKGDEKVTIPGFLTFERTHRAARTARNPQTGDPIQIPAGYSVKVSAGSKLKEAAKGK; translated from the coding sequence ATGAACCGCAGTGAGCTGGTGGCCGCCCTGGCCGACCGCGCCGAGGTGACCCGCAAGGACGCCGACGCTGTGCTGGCCGCTCTCGCCGAGACGGTCGGTGAGGTCGTCGCCAAGGGCGATGAGAAGGTCACCATCCCCGGCTTCCTGACCTTCGAGCGCACCCACCGTGCCGCTCGCACCGCTCGTAACCCGCAGACCGGCGACCCGATCCAGATCCCGGCCGGCTACAGCGTGAAGGTCTCCGCGGGCTCCAAGCTCAAGGAAGCCGCCAAGGGCAAGTAA